Genomic DNA from Solanum dulcamara chromosome 4, daSolDulc1.2, whole genome shotgun sequence:
TAATCAAATCACCCCCTTATATTACCAAGTTACAAATACTGAGGATTTGAATTTGATTAATCATCATTACTAGTTATTACTCTTTCCATATTAGGTGTCAAaccttataaaaatattcatatatcATTTCGTTTGGTTATGTTCCTCCGGTCGATGGAGTCACATGTAAGTCGTTAGTAAGCAGCGCCACCTTATTTTCCCTGTCGGAATTCTCATCGGAAATGGCGACAGTTGCACGCACTTGCGTGCCCAAGTTGGAAGCACTGTCTCACATAGATATCAGTAAACTTTCCCAATCTGAGCTCCACGCACTTTCCCTTTGCTCCGACTCCGCTTACGATCTCCGGCGTACTAAAGAAGTCGTTATTCCCCAAATTGATCGGTCCCTCTTCAATGAATCCGCCGGAAGCCGTCGTCAAACCTATTCCCGTCTCCGCCACCAGCACCACCGTTCTCGCGTGCCCGGTCTTCACCCTTCAACTTCACAACTCAAACCCCCTTCTACTTCCGATCCTGAAAATCACGCAATTCTTCATTTTCTTAAGTACTTAATTCACAATCCCAATTCTCAATCTCCACCGCCGCCGCCACCGCCACCGTTTGTTCCTCCTCCTCCGATTACACAGTCGGTTACTTCCGGGATTCAAGAAAAGACCCTACTTTTAATGAATGAACATGACAAAAAGAGGAAGAGAGGACGGAAACCTAAGGATAACAAGAAGCTGAAAGAGACTGGGGTTAGGAGTGAAGTGGAAATTGTGAATAAAAATGGTGAGGTGGTGGATTTAAACAATTTGGAGAATAATGGGGATAAATTATACAGTGGAGAATTGGAGAAAAGGACTGTCGGGTTACAGACTGAAGAAGACGTACTCGGCTTTGTTAGGGATTTGGAGGGACAGTGGTGTAGCAGAAGGAAGAGGAGGAAATATGTTGATGCTAGTGGATTTGGTGATACATTGCCTATTGGTTGGAAGCTCTTGCTAGCCTTACGAAGACGGGATGGTCGAGTTTGGGTTTATTGTCGTAGAATTGTGAGGTTGTTAACTTTTTCTACTTACTTTTGCTTGTTAATTACATTTTCATTTATAAGCTTTTATGCATTATGGTTATGCGGGTCATTGTTGTTTGCTTTTGAAATTGCGTAGTATGAACTGCTAATGTTGTGATGGAAATGCTAAAGGTCATTCTGTTGCAGATTGTATGTGTTGCGATTTCATTGCACGTGTTAATTGAAGTTTTATGAAATTGCATGTTTTGTTGTGGAAAGTTTGAGTTCTTCAATGAGTTTgtgcatattttatatttgattccTGAAAGTATATGCACTGATACAATGCATGCTATTGGGATAGCATGGAAGCAATCAGGTTTCTTTCTCAAGAACCGGGTACATAGCTCATGGAATCCCAATCCTAAGCATATTGCAGCCTACAATCTACATGCAGGACAGTAGGAATGATTGAATAGTTCCGCTTGTTGAATTTTCTACGATCGTGAAGTAGGTAAAATTATTGTGTTGCATCTTGATGATGACCATTTTCAAATTAGTGGATGCAAGCATTAGCTGAGATTGAAGTATTACCAGATTTAGCATAATAACTTAGATCGAGATAATCACTCAATTTCACATGGAACTCATTTTAGCTGATTAATAGAAACCTACttttaacttgaaattttgaatctACCTTGAATAAGCTCCTGCACAGCTTGGTGCAAGTAAATAAACATTTGTCTCCAGAATTTCTTCTCTAGAATTATGAAGACTGAAATATTGGCAAAACTTTGCACCAGCCCCTTTGTCCAATGGCCCCTTCCCACTTTGCTCCCTAGTTGACTCGAAGCTTCAACCTCATTTTCGGAGGTGAAGGCTCCTTTTCACTACACAGTCCTTCCCTTGTAAAGTTCATTTGATTGTTAAGGAAGATTTAGGAAAAAAACTCGAATCTCTTGAGTAGATTACCATTTTGGTCTTCATAAAATTTCCTTGCTCATTCACATATTAACATAATTTCTATACAGACTTCCCTCTCTTCATTAAGAAATAATATGCATCAGACAGTCTGAGGTCCTTTTTATTATCCAAGTCCAAATGTGAAGTCTCATGGATGCTAAAAAATTAGGTGTGCTCCACATGATGGTACTTAATTTTTTAGTTGGATGCCATAGCCTTCTCTTTAATGACCCTTTGGTAAAGACAATGCTGTCTTGAAGTTTCACAGATCTCATTGGTTGTTGATCAAAAAGCTTGAAGTTTATTTCCATCTGCTGCTTGATGCATTTCTTGCATTTGCAAATACTAGGGTATACTTTGGTTCACTTTCTTGTGGTTGCTGAAAACATATTATGAAGATTGTAATTACAATTCCGATCTAAAACTAATTCTAGAAGCCATCCTTTTGGATATTTTACATTTGTCAATCAGTTTTTTTCTAAACCAGAGAACTTCTATGGAGAATTTAATCTCTTCGCAGTGGCAGAGGGTTATTTGTCTCTTTTTTGGTCTTTCGTATTTTGGGAAAGCAACCAGAAGCTGTGCTATGGTGGGTGGATCAGAAAGCCTTTAACACTATTGATCTAGATCACATTAAATTTTTCAGTTATAATCATGTAAGAACATAAGATGGGGTTCCTGTTGGTGGCAGATGGTTGATGGAAATGCAAGATTTTCAGTTCAAATGCTGTATATTCGAActttttaatttgttaattgacTTACCCGGATTTTGTATTCATGATGCTAATTCACTGGATAGGTTGCTTGATCCTTTTGTAAAAGTGTTTATGTCCTAATTATAAGATGTTTACTGAACCTCTCTTGTTTTGTGTGCTAATTCCAGTATTTTCTTCTTACTTGGCATTTTCTCTGTTAGCCCTACTGGTCAACAGTTTATATCATGCAAAGAGGCTTCATCATACTTGCGGTCCCATTTTTTGTCTGGTGAAGCAAACCAGCCTACTCAGCAGGTTGATGACACTGTTGCTAAAAGTGTGAGTAACTTCCACAGTGATACCAGTTTGGTTTTGTCAACAGATATCCAAGAAAATCCTCGTTCTCTTCAAAAAGGTGATGTAGCAACGCATGGCGTAGTTGCACATACAGCTGTACGCAGTTTATCTAATCTAGACCTACATCTCAGTGAAGTTTGCTTGATGGAGATGGATAATCTCCCTGAGGTTAAAGTTCAAGACATTTTCGAATGTTATAAATGCAACTTGACATTTGAAGAAAAGAATGCATATTTGCAGCATCTGTTCTCATTTCACCAGCGGACCACAAGAAGGTACAAGGTTGGGCCATCTGTTGGTGATGGGGTCATAATTAGAGGTGGAAAATATGAATGCCAGTTCTGTCATAAGGTATTTGAAGAACGGCGTAGTTACAATGGTCATGTAGGAGTCCATGTTAGAAACAATGCTAGAGGAACTGTGGATGTAGCTGCTGCTGTTGCAGCAAACAAGGGTGTTCAATCTCCACATCCTGATGGGTTGTTTTCAAGGACATGTAAAATGGATGCTTTAATTGAAATTGCCCAAAATGCAGTTGTAGAAACTACTAGTGCTAGACCTGCGACCAAGGGCAGCGGCATGCCATCTAGTACTTCAATGGACTTGGATGGAAATATGGCTACCAACATTAACCAAGTGGCGTGGTCAAACACTGATACTGGATTATCAGATACCAAGGAATTTAAGGCTGAAACATGTCTTGAACAAGGCAGAAATCAGCCTGATAATGCCTTCACGCAAGTAGATAAAGATAAgagtggtgagatcttggccAACAAGTTCAATCCGAGAGTGATCTCCACCAATGATTCTGAGCATCCTGAGGGTGATAATGCGAAGAAGGCTGGAAGCAACAAGGTAACGCAGGACCTGGGTAACAAGCAGGCAAAAGAAAATGATGATGTTCAACCAGAGACCATGGAATTAACTTTTCAGGAAATCGCTAGTCAGAATGCATTAACTAGCTCTTCAGTCTCTATGGTGCAGTCGCTGCATAATGATTTAGAGCACTCTAGGGATGGTGTCGTGAGGAAGGATGGAACTGATAAGGTAGCAGTGGGTAAGGGAAACAGCCTGACTAAAGCAAATGATGTTGAATCAGAAACTATGGAACTGACTTTTCAGGAAAATGCTACTCTGAATGGGTTAACCAGCTTCTCGGTGTCTATGGTGCAACCATCTCATAGTGCTTTTGAGCACCCTGAGAGTGATGACATGAAGAATGATGGGAATAACCAGCTATCAGTTTGTCTTGGACACAGCCTGACTAAAGCAAATAATGATGTGGAATCCGAGACTATGGAGTTCACTCTTCAGAAATATGCTACTCGAGATGGGCTAGCTGGCTTTTCAACGCCTATGGTGCAATCATTCCACAACTCTACTGGCATTCTTTCAGGATCAAGTaaggtaaaaatgcattttctgCATCTGTGGAGGTCATACATTTATCTCATAGTTGCTGAGGACGACCTTGTTCTTTGTTTTTATCCTGTAAAAAAATGCACCAAGCAATTTTTCCTCCTTTTCTGAGTTCCTGACAAATACTCAACTTCGTTGATTCCTGAtcattttgtttttttcaaaacttaattTGGTTATCTTGCCTAGGATTTTTTGTATTAGGGCTTTTTTTGTCTTTTGTTCATCTCCAACATAGGTGAGAATGAAAAATGGCATGACTTGGTTATGATGACAATTTCAGGTCAATTTGGCCAAAGCTATAATGTGCTTACTTCAGTCTGTATGGAAACAAAATATATAGATTGAAGATAAGGGTGTCCAAAATATGTATCCAGAAAAAAGGTTTTATGTTAAGACACCCCTCTACTCTCAAGGTTTACCAAGCCTCTAAATACATTCCTGGTCTGATCAACTTTCGATACTGTTTTTACTACTTATTGATAACCCAACCTATCTGATGCACTGAGGAAGAAGCCTTTTTATCCGTCAGTTTATCATCATTAGGAATCATTAAGATGTTATAACTTTTTATCCCACTTACTGTAGCATCTACTTAAGTAGTGAACATGTTACTATCCTCTTGTGTTTCTTACATTAATCTAACTTGTGTTATTAGTTCCACTATCCTGACTGTTTGAAAGGATTTAATTCTTTGAGAATTATCGCTGTTATTGCTAATTCCATATGTGCAGATCACTGTTTTGTTGTGGTTTTATGCAGCAAGGTTTTGGATATTAGCTTATTTCATGACTATTCTGTTTGATAGATGCTATAACTCCTGCTAATTCTTGTTCAACTAATTCCCTAattcatgggtttgtaatctatTTTTCCTAAAACCTCTGTAGGACAATGGCGAAGTTTCTGCTATTGGTCAGAATCTGGATAATGGAACAGGATTTGAGGAGCTTAGGCTGGATGAGATAGAACCTTTTGAATACAGCTTTGATGATGGTCATGAATCTCCATCTTTACCCGCAACTTCTATTGGATTGGGTAATGATGCAAGGATGGAAGAGGCTTTTGCATCGGTTGGATTTGATTCTGGAGGAATCATGTTAAACATGGAAGAATTGAATCAACTTTCAACAGTATGTGTGTGGTGCAGAGCGGAATTCAAGCTTGAAGCTTATGATACAGAAGCTCATTCAGATTCAATTGGATTTATGTGTCCAGACTGCAAGGCTAAAATATCTGGACATCTGGAGAGTGTCTTTCCTTGAGTCCTCACGTTTCTGATTTCCACTGGGACATCTTGTGGTGCGTGCTTCTCAATGTCCTGATACATGTGGTAATTCCTTGACTTGCTTAAGCTCTAGCTGCAATTAGTAACAAACAAATATTTCTGCCACTTatttccttcttcacatgtctcaaCTGTGAAAAATTGGCATGCAGCTAGTTTTTCTTGCTAAAATACTACACTGTATTAGTTTATTCTTTGGCAAACTTATTTTACTGACTCAACATATATCATCTTAAATTACAGAAGTTGCAGGTCTATTTTCTACCTAAAGAGATAGCTGTTACAAAGCATGCATGCGATCTTTTCTTAGGAGATGGAGTTTTAGCTGGTATACTCAGTTTGCTGTAAATTCATCCCCGGAATAGTGTAGTTTGTTATATTCCTCTTTCCGGTATGTTGAATTACAGAAGACAGAAGATGTGTTTCTATGTATGAAATTGAACAGTGTATATTCTGGTCATGTGTATATATCTGTTTATGTATGTCACTGGTTAGCTCTATGAGCCTCTTTATAATCTAGTTATATCTTGAGAGGGTtacatccccccccccccattggCTTTCTACCATTTTTTTTTCTGGTTTAACCATCTGTATTTTTGAGGCCAGTTAATTGGATTGATCTGCATTTGCACCTGGTCGGCGCACTAAGTAGGTAGAGTGCTCTCTATCAAAAGGATCTCCAATCCCAGGGCTTGATTCGAATCATTCCACCACATTTCTCAGTTGTCTTACACTATCTACTTGTTTTCTCAGTTTGTTTACATGTTAATCTTCTTGTGACACGAGCTTGTGAATGTTAGATTGTGCTTACTTTCGCCACCTTGAACGGTTGCTCTAACATGCTTTCTGGTGAAGTTTCCCAAGTAATGAGTCAATGCCATTTTTTAATGtaactttttattttgtgtTATCCTTGGATGATGCCTTAAATTCTGTGTTTTCCATTTTTTAGACTTGAGAACAGTTATATGTAGATGAGCAGAACAAGCAAAAGTGACACAGTATTTCAGTCCACTTGGGAAGATGAGCATCTTGTTCTTTATCCTTCATTTATAAATGTAAAAGGAACATTAAAAGTAAGAAATTTTGCTGTAGACAGACCCTTTCCTCTTTTCCAATGACACTCTATTCTGAACTCCTTTTGGGCAGAAGAAAGAAAAGTATTTTGTTATTGTGAATGTTCGAAACTAAATGGCACAGTAATGGTCATTCAAATATAATAACCCCTCTTCCCCTCTCACTTTGCATTTGGCAAATTAATCTCATTGAGCTTGTCAGAATCTTGATGATCAAAAAGAGGAGGGGCTTTGTTGGGAATGCTTTATATTTTGCTAAGGGATTAAGTTATTAAAGTATGTTTACAATTGTGCTTTAGATATAAGCTAGAATAAAGTTGCCTTTTTGACCATTTGTTCTACCCTATCATTTTTCACGTTAAATCCCTAAAATATTCCTTCCAATATTCATAAGCATATCTAGAATACGAGAAAAGAGTGAAATTCATCTATACATGTAGCAGAACAAAGTACTTTATTCCTTTTATATGTAACTGAATTCATTCAAACAACATGGGGAAATAGACATCCGTCCAATCTTACAGGAGCTAGTTGTACGAGCATGAGCTCAATCTGATGTCAAACTtaaatcaatttctcaaaggatGTCAACTTCAATCAATTTCTTCGTACTTGGATCCAATTAATCGACCAATCTAGGACAAAAAAGATCAAGTCTAAAGATAACTTGGTTTTTTTCTTTCACTTCAAGGCAAGTCTTAGAATATGCTATTGTGCTAAGCCAATCTATATAAGAATCTTCACTTTCCAAAAAGAAGATGGAAAAAGGAAAGTTTCATCCCTTGCTTCTGTAGTGGCATCTTCTTCTAGTTCACACATTGCATTGCCAATTGAATTTCAATGATATAGAAATACAGGGACAAGCTTAATTGAgaatcaaccaaaaaaaaaaagcaattaGAAAGTGTCTTTACTTTTGTTTTATGGAACAGCTCATGTTCACATTTTGATAAATGTTTATGAATATGTTccttcttttaattattaattagataGAAGAACAATAATCAATTTCACATTCATTTAATAAGTTGTGCATTTAGTGAAGTAACTTGTCCCAGTTCTTACTTATGATCTGCTGACTTTACTTACTGAGGCTAGTTTATACCCCTTGCAATGTCTATGGCATGTCAAAAATGTCGACAGCAACTGTCATTGCCACCACATAGTCTACTATATCGTTGCGAGTGTGGCAATTTGATTCCTCTAGGCAATAGTGAGAGGTCATTGACAGTCCAAGAACATGGTAGATTCAGTTCTAAACTGAGAAGATTCAGAGATAAATTTAGGAGAGACAGTGCAAGAAAGAACAGCCCATCTACTTCTCCCAGCGTTAGTCCACGTTTGTCTCTTATTTTCACAAAGCCACCACCAAGTGGGAAACGCGCACTTCTTTGTGGGGTGACTTACAAGAAGGAGAAATTCAGACTTAGAGGAACATTACATGATGTACACAGCATGAGTGACTTGCTTGTTCGGAAATTTAACTTTTCAGATGACTCCATTCTCATTCTAGCAGGTATTCCAGTTTCTCTATTGACAGTATGATCATAGGCgaattcatgattttaaatttggtATGTTTGATCTTTAAAGTTCTTAATATTGGACATGTTGTACATTTGAAATTATGGATTTAGGATCTAATATTTGTTGAGATTGTAGTAGTtttatacacacacatatatatcaatGGGTTCAACCAGTATTTTCAAcacaaaacacacacacacatatatatatatgtaaaatcaCTAGTCTTAACaaatatatcaaattttgaaccAGTGGAAAGAACCTAATGGTTGAACgcattaaatttaaatttttgatcCACCTAAGTAAGAAATAATTTTTGTGCCTTACTTTTGAATGAAACAACTCCTGCAGAAGAAGAGGCATATAAACCTCCAACTAGGAGAAACATTTTGGAGGCTTTCAAGTGGTTGATGGAAGACCTTAAATCAGGTGACTCGTTGGTGTTCTACTTCTCAGGACATGGCTTACGACAACCTGATTTTATCGATGATGAACTAGATGGTTTTGATGAAACGATCTGTCCTCTTGACTTTAGGACTAACGGCATGATCAGTGATAATGACATCAATGATATTCTTGTCAAACCACTGATTTCAGGTGTTACACTTCATGCTATCGTTGACTCTTGTCATAGTGGAACTGTTCTTGACTTACCTTGGGTATACAAAGAGTATGTTCTTACCATCCAAAAGTTCTTGTTAGTTTCCAATCGGTGTTTCATATGTTTATTCAATCTTGGTCAAAATACATAGGATTTAACTTGTTTACATTAACAATATAAGAAATTTTACACTAGCATAAGTCATTCTTTACTCAACTTTTAGCTATGATTCTTATACATTTCAGTTTTTCCTCTTGCTAATGATCAGTTTAAACAATACAAATGAGAGAAACTGATGGTGTACAGAGTCGATCAATTAAAAAGCTCAGATGAACTGATGTTTCATCATTATTCTGATAATCGGTATCATCTTCAGAATCACTTTTAAATAATAGAATCTTAAATCAGTTATTTGAATTTTAACAGGAATAAATGGACTGATAACAGACCCCCATCCGGCGTTAATAAGAGCACGAATGGTGGCACGGCCATCGGTTTCAGTGCTTGCAAGGATAATCAACTAGCTGCAGATACCTCtgtatgattattatttttcaatccTTCGGTCGGTTCTTTATATGATTGATCTATATATCCTATCCTCAACTACTATTGTATGAATATTATGCAGGCTTTCTCTGCTGAAAAAACTATGATGGGTGCCATGACTTACACATTTATTAAAGCTATCTGGGAAATTCCGGATATAACATACCAAGGATTACTTGATTATATTCACAAAGCAATCGAAAAGGTTAACAAAGCTAGATGTCCACTGTTGAAGGTACTCCAACGCAAGATAGACCAGGTAACTCATCTCCGAGCCTGAAATATTCATTCTCGAATTTATGCTGCATCAACTAATGCTATTGTTCTAATGATTTAGTAACTTATATGacaatttaaaagaatttttacaCAATCAATGCAAGGAGAAGGTTACTCACCTTTATTTTCCAGGTTACTATCAGGTGATTTGATAGTGGCAAAAAAGTTACATTGTTAGCATATAAAAGTTAAACTAGTTCTGCACCTCTTCTCAACTATAATTTCTAGAAGATAACCATTCATCCACAGGATTTAAGGAAAATATCCAGAAATTGGAAAAACTCGTGTTGTATCTTCCGAGTTAATTCAGAATGTTGTTATTTAGCAGTTTAGTACAGTATATGCATATGCCTCATCAATAAGAATTGATTATTTGTAAGGTTTACTGGATATTTTGCTTTTATCTATTTTTCTGATATGATATTGTATCATCACATTTAAACCTTGTAGGAACCAGTGTTATCATCTTCTGAAAACTTCAACACTAACATAAGGTTCAAGCTCTAAATCTGCTGCAGAAAGACGATTTGGACGTAGATGTTTCCAGTTCCATCATAAAATGAGGGCGTGGGCGCTGTTTGTTTCACACTTCTCTTGTAATGCTTCAATTTCGTTTGACCCTTGTTTATCTTTCTTAAAAAGACAATCCAAAGAATTGCATCAAAAATACTCTCTTTGGCATTTTTCTATGCTCATTCTGACTATATAATTTATATCTACATCTCTGAGTTAATAATTGAAAGTTTTCATATAAGAAATTGTGTTCTGATGGTGTCCTTTCCAAGTCCGTAGCAGGGTCTTAACTAATTTTTATCATAAGCTTTTGTATATATAAGCATATATACAAAATTACTTGTGCAACTTTTTATTACTGCACTACTCGGATGTAGGGGCGTTtgtggttcggtttggatcggttattgtttaaaattaaaatcaaaccaatttaatcggttttcaaatttctaaaaccaaaccaaaccaaaaaaaataaccgTCGGCTTGGTTTGgttcaatttttttggattttttcggtTTGCAAATAATAAATTTGTTAAAGGCACGCATCTTGATAGACACAAACACCTAATACAGAAACAATTCACCGAAAAACTACTGTGGATTCAATTAAGCAATACTAGAGTTATTATTACACGAAAAAAGTGATTTAGTTAAGCAATACTAAAGTCATTATACACCAAAGGTCAAAAGATCAAATCTTTCTAACAAAAAAGATAACCCCCAAGCTCAACAATTGAGGAACTACTCGGGGGACGGGTACTAGAAAATTATATACCAAAATTGAAGTGTTGGGCTTGAGAAAATGGTAAAGTTAAAGATTttagttaattaaaatttaataaaatatttatatttaatttataaataattatgaaatttatatatatataatttctcgGTTCGATTTGGTTCTTTGTGcagtttatttttaataaaaccaaaatcaaacagTATtagttttcaaaatttaaaatcaaaccaaatcaattatgataaaatgataagaGCAGCAAAAGCATCTGTGTTTGTATTGGGGAAAATTGTCATGTACCAGTGGTCCTTAAGGATAGAGGAACACCTAACATGAGAGTGAATCCGGAAAAGAATTCAGAATAGAGATATCGGGAAAAGCTTCCTTGATCATTATATATTCGGGCGTAATTGCTTCAACCGGTTGATTCTAATGGTGAAAAACGCTGGAACTCGACGCGTTAAAACAACAAAAGGACAGACACGTCAGCTAGGTGGGGAATGTCTTCACCACCAGAGTTTCTATTGCGTCAAAAGATGGAAATGGAAACGTACAAAATCCACCAAACAGCAGGAGACAGTTGAAAGGCCTAACAATATTTCCAGGTGGAGGATTCTCATTGGGTGatgcattttttttataaatagttatttcattcactgggttgaattttcgagtaatatattgatatttttgTGCTCCGAGTTTTTCTCTCCCTCACATACTATGCCTTTATTTTCAAGAACATATATACGGACACTCGATTTTGGaactaacaacaacaaactaTATTCGGAACTTGAGCTAAATCAATGTTGACTAAATGATTAGTTGACAAGCTAATGGTTGTTAGGAGTTAGTTAGACTAACTAAAAGTAGTTAGTAATCTGTTAAGAAGCAGTTAGAGGAAGTTAGTTAGTAACTGTATTCATACTCTTCCATGTACaagtataaatatataaatgtacAGTATAAGGAAGCTGAATATACTGATATTTTCAATATTCCTCTCTCTAACTTTACTCTtctatttctctctctctctctttctctctatctACGCTTCTATCTCTCAGTTCTCTCCTCTTCTCAGCTCACTCTTCATCTCTGGAAGAGTGTGCTTGAACACCTTCAATGGTGttttaacatggtatcagagccatacTGTGGCCTACGGTGTGTTGCGACACTAAATTGCTCAAGATTCAAAGCCTAACAGTGGAATCTGCAATTCACAACTTAGAAGAAAATCAAAGCTCAAGGCGTTGAAACATGGCTGTCACAACTGAGGTTGAAGCTGGATCTTCAGAAATGAACAACCCAAACATAAACTTCGTAGCTGAAACAGACCACTTTAGAGTTCCGGTGATAGACCACAACCATCCACTCTATCTTCAACCAAACGACACTCCAGGAAGCTCCTTGATCTCCTTGCAACTCACAGGTTCAGAAAATTACGCAATCTGGAGTAGATCCATGCGTATTG
This window encodes:
- the LOC129884574 gene encoding metacaspase-1-like, coding for MSMACQKCRQQLSLPPHSLLYRCECGNLIPLGNSERSLTVQEHGRFSSKLRRFRDKFRRDSARKNSPSTSPSVSPRLSLIFTKPPPSGKRALLCGVTYKKEKFRLRGTLHDVHSMSDLLVRKFNFSDDSILILAEEEAYKPPTRRNILEAFKWLMEDLKSGDSLVFYFSGHGLRQPDFIDDELDGFDETICPLDFRTNGMISDNDINDILVKPLISGVTLHAIVDSCHSGTVLDLPWVYKENKWTDNRPPSGVNKSTNGGTAIGFSACKDNQLAADTSAFSAEKTMMGAMTYTFIKAIWEIPDITYQGLLDYIHKAIEKVNKARCPLLKVLQRKIDQEPVLSSSENFNTNIRFKL
- the LOC129885755 gene encoding uncharacterized protein LOC129885755, translating into MATVARTCVPKLEALSHIDISKLSQSELHALSLCSDSAYDLRRTKEVVIPQIDRSLFNESAGSRRQTYSRLRHQHHRSRVPGLHPSTSQLKPPSTSDPENHAILHFLKYLIHNPNSQSPPPPPPPPFVPPPPITQSVTSGIQEKTLLLMNEHDKKRKRGRKPKDNKKLKETGVRSEVEIVNKNGEVVDLNNLENNGDKLYSGELEKRTVGLQTEEDVLGFVRDLEGQWCSRRKRRKYVDASGFGDTLPIGWKLLLALRRRDGRVWVYCRRIVSPTGQQFISCKEASSYLRSHFLSGEANQPTQQVDDTVAKSVSNFHSDTSLVLSTDIQENPRSLQKGDVATHGVVAHTAVRSLSNLDLHLSEVCLMEMDNLPEVKVQDIFECYKCNLTFEEKNAYLQHLFSFHQRTTRRYKVGPSVGDGVIIRGGKYECQFCHKVFEERRSYNGHVGVHVRNNARGTVDVAAAVAANKGVQSPHPDGLFSRTCKMDALIEIAQNAVVETTSARPATKGSGMPSSTSMDLDGNMATNINQVAWSNTDTGLSDTKEFKAETCLEQGRNQPDNAFTQVDKDKSGEILANKFNPRVISTNDSEHPEGDNAKKAGSNKVTQDLGNKQAKENDDVQPETMELTFQEIASQNALTSSSVSMVQSLHNDLEHSRDGVVRKDGTDKVAVGKGNSLTKANDVESETMELTFQENATLNGLTSFSVSMVQPSHSAFEHPESDDMKNDGNNQLSVCLGHSLTKANNDVESETMEFTLQKYATRDGLAGFSTPMVQSFHNSTGILSGSSKDNGEVSAIGQNLDNGTGFEELRLDEIEPFEYSFDDGHESPSLPATSIGLGNDARMEEAFASVGFDSGGIMLNMEELNQLSTVCVWCRAEFKLEAYDTEAHSDSIGFMCPDCKAKISGHLESVFP